Genomic DNA from Manihot esculenta cultivar AM560-2 chromosome 15, M.esculenta_v8, whole genome shotgun sequence:
ACTCCATGTTGTTTATGTGTTGCTTTGAATCCGTCtgtttgagttggggttttacgcCTACGGTGCATCTATTCGTTACCTTCTTCCGTCTTGTCAGAGCAGCCCAGTGTTTTTACTACTTTGCCCCCCGTGGTGGGTTGTCCATCTTCACAGGCTACAAGGACTCGATAAAAGGCTGGGTAGAGAGTTTTCTTGTGGTGGAGTTGAAGAAAGAGACCGACCTGTCATAGGGAGTGAGGCTCAACTGGGAGGATGCCTCCTTGGGctgcaacgacctgccccaacTGAGCCTTACCGAGCAGGTGGGGTacattcgactgacttctgttgacaagaagtatgacgtcgagaagtgtatgttcgcgtctaaccttagggatatccgagaCACGGGTAGTGTGCCTTGTCTAGCAGTTCTACTTTTTCTTTGTGACTTCTACTAGAAAGTATGCTAATTTTTCTGGTTTTGTGTTTTTTGCAGCTTTTGATGCCAAGATGGACCAAATCAAACCCCCGAAGAACTTAACTTTGTCTCGAGAGAGCATGAATGCCGCGTTGGACGCCCTCCGATCTGGTCATCGCGTGTCTGAAGCTACTGAAGAGGTGGCTAAGTTGATTACTTCTAGGACGATGAGCCGTCCTCCTGCTCAAGCTTCTTCTCGAGCTCCTAAACCGAGCTCCCACGGTACCAAATCCTCTCGGCCACCTAGCCGTGGTGGGTCGGACTCGACCCCTAAACTTGATCAGGCTTCTCGGTCCAGTCAGGCTTCCACAGAGGAGGCGAGGGAAAATCCACGAATCATTATCAGGCCGTTGGAAGACTCTGAGCCAGTGAGGACGGATCCTGTTCTTCCTCCTAAGGAGGTGCATGAGGGGAGGCTTGAGACCCCGAATATTGAAGTGGAAGCTCCGAAGGAAAGAACAGAGGTTATCCTTGTGGAGGAAGATGTCCCAGAGGCCCTTACTAAGGATGTCCTTGCTCCTGCGGAGACTGGGTCCGGCCCTGTTGACGGAGATGTCACGAGAAAGGGGGGGGACAAGCGTCCAGCCTCTTCTGAAATGTCTCCCCcagctcctgctcggaagaaatccaggacTTCCAAAGGGTCGACTCTAGCTCTCCCTCCTATTGGGAAGGAAAGGCGAGCTTCCAAAGGGTCAGCCCCAGCTCTCCCTCCCcttgaaaagaagaaagatgtCCCTGTGATACCCCTGCTATTGGCTCCCAACAACGACATTCTGAATGCAGAGGATATCACCCACCAATCTCCTGCCAGTGTAGTCGCCGAAGTCATCAAAGAGCGGATGTTTGGTGGCGTTACAGAGGCCTCGGACCCCCGCTTGCCTGCTCTTACTGGTCTTCTAGCCAGTTCCACTAAGGAGCAGGCGACGTTTCAGTCTTGGCCTCGGGGGGAGCTTAGAGATACAATTAGGGAGATGTTCCTGATGGTAAGTCattcttttgttttcttttcaaCTTTCTTCGCTGCTTTGTGCTAATGATTTCTCCTGATGGTAAGTCATTCCCTATTCCTGAAGAGGCtgcaaaaaaaacaaaaataactaaaagtTAAAAACAAATACAAGAAAAAGGCAAAAgtcagaagaaaaaaaaaaaggcagacCATCAACAAACAAATACCAGCTTCTTGGTAGTCCCGAAAATTGGACACGAACATGCACTTTTCGACATTATACTTCTGCGAGACAGAGGTTAGTCGAAGAAGGCAGATCTGGTCTAGTAGGGGCAGCCTAGGAAGGTCGTTACAACCCGGAAGGACATCCCTCCAGGAGAGATCCACATCCCAGGTTATTCCAGAGCCTTCCTTTAACTCCACCACCACGAAACCTTGAACCCAGCCCTTGATGGAGTCCTTATACCCCGAGAAGATAGATAACCCTCCTCGAGGAGGAAAATAATAGAACCTCTGACTAGCACGGACTAGACGGAAGAAGGTAGAAAACAAAATAGCGAAAGAGGTAAAACCCCAACACAAGTTGATGGATTCAAAAGAACACATAAAAAGAATGGAGTTCGGTGAGAGCATGCGAGGAGTTACTCTGAAGTAAAGAAAAACCTCGATGAAGAAGGGAGAAAAAGGGAAGGTTAGATCGAAATCGCATTGCTTGACAAAGAAGACCAAGCTGCGATCCCGCTGGGGTCAATCAAACCCGACGGCGGAGGAacgggaagaacgatcctctaaTTGCGGTGGGGAGTCCTAATGTGATAGAGGGAAGTATCTAGGTATTCTCGAGAAAAGAAGTTAGAAAGGGATGCAGAGGAGATACTGGACCTCGAATTCAAGATATTATGGAGTCTAGGGATAGCCATTAGAGAGCAGAAGACATACctcaaaaaaattttacagGGGATGAGAGAGACGAAGTATAGAGAGCAAAGCAAGAAGAAGAATTTAAAGAGAAatggagagtttgaatttgAAAAGAGTAAAAGCAGAGAAAGGGCGTTTTTGATAGGAGCCTCCTCGGgtcgcgcggtcataatgggcCTAGAGATTTACCCCCCTCATTACTTATGGAATAAttactgaggaggtaaagggggtACTTGATGACCGCCAGACTTCTTATACCCGGGGTGAGGCCGGGCCCTGGAGAAGAGCACAGGCCTAAAGCCCATTAGAACCCTCTAAAGCAGACCAGCCCAGTGTCGCGCACTCTAGCCCGTGACTAAGGCAAGCTGGATTGGCCTCATGCGCAGGTCCACTAGAGGATAACCTAGCCCGGTGATGTGATGGGATGTAGGATAGCAGGTCCAGCCACCTCGCAGCCCTATCAGCATGTATGCCGggaggaattaaatggccgcctgacagaGAGGGGTATGCTGACATGTCTGTACGTACAGGTCTGAGTGATAGGGACATGTGGCACTGTAACAGGGTGGCGGTTATGCGTCACTAGAGGACAAAAGGAAAATGGATAAAGGGAAAGAGACGTTATCTTCCCAGACTAAACTTACTCTCATACtataaattctattttctgaatttcagaatattaataattaaaaaaataataataatcagagAAAGGTTCACGGTTGATATTGACGTGGACTCtttgtttccttttttcttATTGATGAACATCTGATATTGTCAGTACCATTTCTTATAAATGAATTGATTCCACAGGGAACTAATCTGAAAATTAGTGTAATGATTGcttaaaacaataaatttatatttttatcaatacatTTAAGTTTCAAAATTTACATTAATTGTTTTgaagaaatatatttaaatttaatttggtaAATGATAAGAACACAGAAATATCAGTGGAGCAaagaatttttgaaaaaaataaatttattaaattgaattgaatcagaaaattaaattaaatttataccaaAAATAAGAAACTGATAACCAAACGAATCTGAAAGCAACTGAAATTGTATTAAATTCTTCATTTGGTTTCAATTCCTAAATAAATACTAAACTGAAATTAAAACCACATTAAATCAAAACAGCTacttaatcaaatattttaaataactaatattATACTAATAAAGTGggcttttgaatttaaaaaagaaattcttatcttttttttaacataaaataaattcttatctataaatttaaattttctccCATAgcaatttattcaatttgataattttaaaattaaatttaaaacatactGATTTATGCCAAAATTGAGAAATCAAGAATATGAAGGAAACTAAAAtcgtattaaattttttttcagtaattttatacttataaatttaatttttttcttatatatatttaatttatcagTCTTTTACCTTGTGAATCAGCCATAGGCTGATTGCAGCAAACGAGAAttcttgttaaaaaaaaataataataattatcagCATATCCTTCTTACCTTGTGAATCCCAAATCACCCTTACAGGAACACCCCAAGTCAATGGCTGCCCCGTTCTCTGGCCCATTACTCTCCAAACCCAAATGGCAAATTCTACAATCTCTCCTAGTTTTACCATCCAAATGCAGTTTCCCCTCCAAAACCCCACTCTCCAAGTCCACCTCTGACAAGCAATTTGACGCTGAAGAGTCCCTGTGGGCACCAAACTCTCCAGAGAACGACAAGTCACTGCTGCAACGGCTTAAATGGTGGTCTGTGTTAAAATGGGGGGTGTGTGCCGTTGCCATTTTGCCACtccagaaggaaaaaaaaaaatttgatgaaACAAGATCAGAACTtgggattttttattttttatttcctgTGAAGGGTTAAGACATTTGCTTGATTGCTTTACAAGAGAAGTATAACCTTATAACAAAGCTACCAAGTACCAACACATAGAAACTGAGAGATACAGTGTTTGGACCTATGGTAAGAGGGGAAGAGGGAGgagtggagagagagagaggtggaGCCCAGAATTAGGTGGTGGTGTTTGTTTATTTAAActttatgaaaaagaaaagggaaaatatTAATCTCCCTCAAAATCTGTGTCAGTTTTGGGCAGTGTTGGTGGAAAGGAAACTGCCGGTGAGTTTGCACAGAGCAGAATAATTATGCCATTGTTGAGTTTAATTCATACTGTTGATTGATTGTTAATAGCTGAGATGTTATATCCTGTATGCAGAGATGTGTAATTAGTTGGttcaattttgaaataattgagtaatcatttaattaaatatcttcaaaattcatattaaaataattgaaaaaatggTCAAAAGTTAACTGTTGATCAAAAGATAAAAGGAGAATAATATATCCTTTAACTAATACCACAATCAACCCCTTAACTAAGTTTCCaccaaaaaaaagaaactaGCATGCGAATGCTGCTTCTTCGGATCATTGTCCATTTTCTCATCCTTCTTCAGCCTTCACCAAAGCGAATAAAATCTTCCCTTCAACTCTAAAACCCCATACTTGAATTATATCATCTTCTTTTAACCCATTATTCTTCTTAAACTCATTCCAGTGAGTGCGAAACACATAGGTTAAAGAATGACTCCCATTGGGTTTGTTCAGCTTCCATTGCCTGAAATTCATGTCACTAACTTCAAGATTAGGATCAATGATCTTCACTTGCAAGTGTTCATCTTTCTCTAGCTTTTCCTTCTCATCTTCATTCAAGAATTCACATAACACTTGCTTATTCGGCATCGATAAACGCCCCTAATTGTCTTGCGTGTCAGTGTTTGTTATTGCCTTCTGGATCACCAACTTTGCTTCAGTGCCCTTCATCTCGAGGATCAGTTTCTTGAATTTTTCAGGTAGGCTTGGTTGTGGCAATGGCGTTGAACTCTTCAAATCTCCATTCTCGCTTTTCGAGCTTGTCTTTCTGTGCCTTTTTCTCCTTTCTTGATTCTCAAGTAACGCTCTTCTCTTTGGTGCAGTAGTGTTTCTTGCCTCATTCTTCTTTTGATTCAATTCTTGCTCAGTCTCAATGTTGAACCGCCATTGATGAAGATCCTTCTCTTTATAGTTCTTGCTTGCAACATCCAGTAATTTTTCTCCCTTGAACTCTCTGGCTTTGTTGCTGAACCCCTTTTCTTCAACAAGAAAAACTTCTTGCTTTTTCAAAGGCTTTCCCCTTAAAAGCCTAGGTAGCTTATCCATCTCCACAGCTTTGTTTCTCTTCTGTTCCTCCCACTTGACAGTAGCAACTGCTGCAACCATCAACAAACATTCAAACTTCGTCACCTGCGTATTGACATCAACGTTATGCAACTCCATGTCTTCAAAAGTTAAAAGCTCAGACTCAGAGCCTCCCAAAACTTGGACTGATGAAGAAGGGGAAGCCATGGGACTTTTGAACAATCGGGAAAGGAATTGGGATTCTTGTTGTTGATCAATCTCTGTAGTCTGTAGCCTTATATATGCTGGCAACAAGTGTTGTAGAGAGGTTAGTGAATCCTAGAAGGGAATGATTGAAGAGATCTGTTTGATTAATTTTCCAAAACAAGACAGAACTTCATTAAATGTTTCCCAAATCATATCCTTAATAGAAATCTTGTAATATCTTTCAAGATTGCTTGCATAAATATTTGCTGAGTTTAAAACTCATATTTTAAAGATTGAtagtatttttctatttaatcttttatttggACTGAAGTATTTTTATTACAACTAATtaaatatgataattatttgaaatttaacttggtattatgaaattatttttaatcggtaataattattaaaataattatgatatttataattatagataataatttatttgttaaaaatattattaaaaaatgtaaGAGTTAGTCATGGTACCCAGAGTTTGGATCACATTTCAAATTCACTACTAAGTAAAGTCAAATCAATgtctaaaaaaaaaagaaaatagttgGCATTTATGTTATGTGAtactttagaaatattaaataattaaaaaattttattattatatactcTTATTATACCTTTCATATTTTTAGGCAGAgtggaatttaaaaattaaaaaaggaaattaaaaaaGGGGAGAAATCAGCTTATTTGTCTCATTATTCTTGGCCAAAGACACCCTGCATAGTCTTATTGGTAAACTTTTCACTTATGCAACGAATAagaataatttttcaaatttgaaaataaaaaataataaaaaaatatattttttattttataataaaatcaatttaataatttatttattaaattttaaaatttaaaataaatgatctgatagtttaaaaataaaaatttgaaatataataaattaaaattaaagtgtcTTAATTTTCTTAagtaattcaaaaattaatttcatacaGAAGAATGAAATTAAATCTATGTTTTTTTgaggttttaaaaaaaaaatatctatgtTTATGAGAGCATGTGTTCTCCTTTAGGACCCGACCTCACTCGTAGAAAGTCCGACGGTCATCAAACACAATTTAGagtatattaaaaagtaaattaattctgttcaaaaatcaattttgataaaagttaattttctttctaaaaattcttttattaaatttctcataaaatttcatgtaatttttatacattatttgtctgatttgtatttaaatttagttatGAATTTTCACATTAATCGCATAAACCAGTATTTCTGAGCACAGCTAGATAATGTTGGAACTTTCAAAGGGTATATCATAGACTTCTGATGACCTTCTTGGGTGATTCTTtgtgtaaaaaattaagttcAAAATGTTTAATAAAACTCTATGTTTTGAGTTTTTTACATCTTTTACTTTTGATATAGTTCCAATATTTTATAACCAACCATGATGATCAATCAGtcggtttaatttaaaattgaatagaatcgaataaattaaaattttaaattttaatatttatgaaaattgaaccgaatcgattttgatcaaaaatcaaatcgaattaatctgattcgatttaattcagtttgatttgatgagtttaaatttttaataaattttttaatttttacactatttttaatattttaaaatttaattaaaatattttaatttaaatatctatattattgaaaataatatactattatcactaatcggtttgatttaattttttttttatcaaaatcgaaccgaactgaaataatgaaaatttttaaaattaaaaattaagtcaaatagaaataaaactgaattttaaattaattcgattcgattaatttttttaatttagatcaaatacgctcaaaaccaaccatatcaattttatcttttttttctattaattttctcttaatattttactttattttagttgttattttatcttttatttgataatatattttaattgtccactatttatttttaatttattattatatactcTTCTTA
This window encodes:
- the LOC110602097 gene encoding uncharacterized protein LOC110602097, producing MATAHTPHFNTDHHLSRCSSDLSFSGEFGAHRDSSASNCLSEVDLESGVLEGKLHLDGKTRRDCRICHLGLESNGPENGAAIDLGCSCKGDLGFTSLFRNRE